The Halomonas sp. HAL1 genome segment GGCGGGCGAGAAAGCCCACCGCTATATGCTGAAAGCGGACACCGGGCTATTTTTTCGCGTGCTGGGCGCAGTGCTGATTCTGGTCAGTGTCGTTGGGTTGATTCACCCGCCCGCATGACTCCAGGCGGCGTACTCGCCGCCTGTTAAAGTTGGCTGTCTGCCTTAAGCGTCGTCTTGCCCAGGATGATCAGGACGACGGCCAGCAGTCCGCACACCACTGCCATGCCGGTAAACACATTGCGCAGCGACTCCAGCCAGGTGACCGCCGGGGCGACCACCACCGGGGAGACAAACTGGCCGAAAAAGAAGGTCGAGGTAAAACCGCCAAACACCCGGCCGCGCACCCGCTGCGGGGTGATTCGCATCAGCCACGTGGTGGTATTCGGCATAAAGGCGCCAAGGCCAAAACCGGAAATGGCCGCACCGACAATGGCCATGGCGTAGCTTTGGGTGAAGCCGACGATTAAAAAGCCGGTCGCCGCCAGCAAGAACCCTAAGACATAGATCGTCATCACCGACAGAAACGGTTTGTAGTAGCCGTAGCCAAAGGCAACGATGCTAGCCGTTAGCGCTGACATAGAGAGTGCGATGCCTATCGCTACACCGCTGATTTGCCCCTGTTGTGAGAGCAGAAAGGGCAGTTGCGCTGGGAACATATAAAACATCGCCATACTGATCATGGCGATCAGATAGGCAAGGCCGGTCCGGCCAATATCTACCTTGATGGGCTCATCGCTGGTGTCACTGCTGTTGCCATCGCTGGATTTGGGTTCCTGAAGAATCGCCCAGGCGTAGGGCAATAGCAGCACGCCGGTCATATAGAGTAAAAAAGGGCCGCGCCAACTCCAGTCGGAAAGTAGCCCGCCCAGGTTAATAAAGATTACCCCGCCCAGCGCCATGCAGCTGCTTTGCAGCCCCAAAAAACGGGCGCGTTCGGCGCTGTCAAAGTAATCCCCTACCAACGTAGTGCTAATGCTGAGAATACCGGCCACCGCGATTCCCATGAGCGCCCGGGAGCTCAACAGCAGATCTACACGATCAATGAAGAAACCCGCGACCCCCGCAAAACCGTAGATGCCCAGCATCATGAGCAGCAATTTCTTACGCCCAAACCGGTCAGCCAGATAGCCCATCAGCGGGCTGAACAGGGTAATCATCAGCGCTGGAATGGTCAGGATCAGTTGAATGATCACTTGGGGCTGATCAGGGAAGTGGCGGCTAATACCCGGCAGCGCAGGCGCAATAATCGCCCCCGACATCACGGTCATGGTGCTGGTAAAAAGGAGTACGGCCTTAATATGCGTTAACTGGCTAATGGTCTTTTTCCATATCAAAAGAAGGGAGAGTATTTAAAGCACAAACGCCAATCGTAGCATAGTTGTTAGCAGGCTATTTTGTTATTGAGTAGCGTGTTTAATAGGCAGTAGTAGCGAGTACTACCTATATGTCACCTAGCAAGAGGCGCAACAAAAAACGGCCACTTGCTGTGTTAGCTAAGTGGCCGTTTTTAATAGTGTTCTTGGTCGGAATAGCAGGATTCGAACCTACGACCTCTGCCTCCCGAAGGCAGCGCTCTACCAAGCTGAGCTATATTCCGAAGGTTGTCGAGCTGTGCTCAACAACGGAGGTGGATCATACTTAGCCAGACGTATTTTTTCAAGTCTTCGGCGGTGTGATCTAGCAATTTTTATGCTTGGCGATCAACCGCTAAGCGAGCCAACTGGGCCATGCTGTCGCGGTAGGCGCTGGGTGGCAAGGCTTCTAACTGCTGCAAGGCTTTATCGGCCATCTCTTCGGCACGCTGGCGGGTGTAGTCGAGTGCGCCGGTGGCGTGAATAATTTCTAGCACGGCGTCGAGTTGCTCAAGCCCGCCATCGCGAATCACCTGGCGAATCAGCTTGGCCTGTTCCGGCGTGCCTTGCTCCATGGCGTGGATCAGCGGCAACGTCGGCTTGCCTTCGGCTAGATCGTCGCCAACGTTTTTGCCCATGGCATCGGCGTCGCCCTGGTAGTCCAGCAGGTCGTCAATCAGTTGGAAGGCGAGACCCAGGTAGCGGCCATAATACTGGAGTGCTTGCTCTTGCTCCGGCGTTGCTTCTGCCAGCACCGCACCGCTGTGGGAAGCCGCTTCAAACAGCATGGCGGTTTTACCCAAAATGGTCTCGAAGTAATCCTCTTCTGAGATGCTGGGGTTGCCGATATTGGTCAACTGCAGCACTTCGCCTTCGGCGATGATGCAGGTGGCGCCGGAAAGAATTGCCATGATGCGCATCGAGCCGACATCAACCATCATTTGAAACGAGCGGGCATAGAGAAAGTCACCAACCAATACCGATGGTGCATTGCCCCAGGCATCGTTGGCGGTTTTCTTGCCGCGGCGCATATGTGATTCGTCCACCACGTCATCGTGCAGCAGCGTGGAGGTGTGCATAAACTCGATCAGCGTGGCCAGCGGTATATGCTTGTCGCCGGTGTAGTCGAGCGAGCGGGCGGCCAGTAGCGCCAATAAAGGGCGCAACCGCTTGCCACCGCTTTCGGTAATGTACTGGCCGATGGTTTCAACCAGCGGTACCTTGGAATTGAGCTGCTCGACAATTGTGCGGTTGACGGCGGCGAAGTCATCGGCCACCACGGCGTGCAGCGGTGAAGGCGTTGGGCTGACGGGCTGGGCTGAGGAGACGTTGGCGGTCATGGAATCCGTTCATCGCGGCAGATGGAGGCGGTAAGTGCCGCCCGTAGTTGTGGTGTAGATGTGGTCATGTGTTGGGGTCATGCTATGGGGCTGCCTGTTGGGCGTCAAGATACGAGCGACGGTTACACTTTAGTTGTTAACGGGCTTGGCAATTGACAACGGCCTGTGGTCTTGTGGTAAGCATAGATAGTCGTTATAATCCGCGACCCACTCATCATGCTCCCTGTCAGATGGCTCCAAAAGGGGCGCCACTCGCAGCAGGTCGATAAGAGCGTAAGGCGATGAGCGCTGCCGAAAGCGGCATTAACGACAAGTCCGGAGAGCGACATGTACGCAATTATTAAAAGCGGTGGCAAACAGTACCGCGTTCAAGAAGGTCAAACGCTCAAACTCGAGAAAATCGAAGTCGCCACCGGCGAAACGATCGAGTTTGACGAAGTGCTGATGGTTGCAGACGGCGATGACTTCAACATCGGTGCGCCGATGCTTAGTGGTGCTAAAGTCTCTGCCGAAGTGGTTTCCCACGGCCGTGGCGATAAAGTGACCATCATCAAGTTCCGTCGTCGTAAGCACAGCATGAAGCGTCAGGGCCACCGCCAGTGGTTCACTGAAGTCAAAATTACCGGAATTTCTGCGTAAGCGGTCAATTCCCTTAGGAGGATTTTGCAATGGCACATAAAAAGGCAGCCGGCTCCACGCGTAACGGTCGCGATTCCGAGTCCAAACGGTTAGGTGTAAAACTCTTCGGTGGCCAAGCGGCAACTGCGGGTAACATCATCGTGCGTCAGCGCGGCACGCGTTTCCACGCGGGCACAGGCGTCGGCCTAGGTCGTGACCACACACTGTTCGCGCTGAGCGACGGTTTTGTGAAGTTTGAGACCAAAGGCCCGAAAAACCGTAAGTTCGTTAGCATCGTTTCTGCCTAAACGGCTAGTGCTATGCTCGCGCTTGCGAGAAAAAAAGGCCCCGCTATGGCGGGGCTTTTTTGTCGGTTAAATCTCTTTTCCAATACGCTTTACCACGGTTCTTTATCAGCATACTGATGGGAACAAAGGGTTGGAAAAAAAGTAGTGCATATTAGGGCGGCGGAAGCGGCCGGGAGAATCCAATGCAGTTCGTCGATGAAGCCTCGATTATTGTTGAGGCGGGCAAAGGCGGCAATGGCTGTCTGAGCTTTCGCCGCGAAAAATATGTGCCCAGGGGCGGCCCCGATGGGGGGGATGGTGGTCATGGCGGCAGCGTTTACCTAATTGGTGACGATGCGCTTAACACCCTGATCGATTTTAAATTCCAGCGCTTCTATAAAGCGCAAAACGGTCAGGGCGGCATGGGCCGTCAAATGAGCGGCAAGGCTGGTGAAGACCTGCACGTCAAAGTGCCGGTGGGTACCACGGTGATCGATGAAGATACTTTGGAAGTCATTGCTGATGTGACTGAAATCGGTCAAGTGGTATTGGTGGGCGAAGGTGGTCGGCGTGGATTGGGTAACATCCACTTTAAGTCCTCGACCAACCGCGCGCCCCGCCGTACCACCACTGGCACCGATGGCGATCGCCGCAACCTGCGCTTAGAAATGAAAGTGATGGCCGATGTTGGCTTGCTGGGTATGCCCAACGCGGGCAAATCAACGCTGATTCGCTCAGTGTCGGCTGCCAAGCCTAAAGTCGCCAACTACCCGTTCACTACCTTGGTGCCCAACTTGGGCGTGGTGAAACTGGGCATGCACGAGCACTTCGTGATGGCCGATGTACCCGGCTTGATTGAAGGCGCCTCGGAGGGGGCAGGGCTAGGGCTACGCTTCTTGAAGCACCTGACGCGCACGCGGCTGCTGTTTCACGTGGTCGATGTCGCGCCGTTTGACGAGTCTGATCCGGTCGAGGCTGCCAAGGCCATTGTTCACGAGCTGGGTCAGTTCTCGCCGGCGCTTTCCGAGCGCCCACGCTGGCTGGTGCTGAACAAGTTTGACCTGCTGCCGGAAGAGGAGCGTGAAGAGCGCGCTCAGAAGATTATCCAGGCGCTCAACTGGGAAGGCCCGGTGTTCCGCATTTCGGCGATCAGCAGCGACGGCACCGATAAGCTGGTTCAGGCAGCCTACCGCTGGTTGACCGAGCAGCGTCGTCTTGAGAATGAAGATGAAGAAGCGCTGGCCCGCGAGCAGGAAATGCGCCGCCGCATGGAAGAAGAGTCGGTTGCGCGTACCGAAGATCGTTTGGGGCGTCGCCGTAAGCGTGACGATGAAGATGATGAAGACTTCGACGACGATGATTA includes the following:
- a CDS encoding MFS transporter; protein product: MIWKKTISQLTHIKAVLLFTSTMTVMSGAIIAPALPGISRHFPDQPQVIIQLILTIPALMITLFSPLMGYLADRFGRKKLLLMMLGIYGFAGVAGFFIDRVDLLLSSRALMGIAVAGILSISTTLVGDYFDSAERARFLGLQSSCMALGGVIFINLGGLLSDWSWRGPFLLYMTGVLLLPYAWAILQEPKSSDGNSSDTSDEPIKVDIGRTGLAYLIAMISMAMFYMFPAQLPFLLSQQGQISGVAIGIALSMSALTASIVAFGYGYYKPFLSVMTIYVLGFLLAATGFLIVGFTQSYAMAIVGAAISGFGLGAFMPNTTTWLMRITPQRVRGRVFGGFTSTFFFGQFVSPVVVAPAVTWLESLRNVFTGMAVVCGLLAVVLIILGKTTLKADSQL
- the rpmA gene encoding 50S ribosomal protein L27; protein product: MAHKKAAGSTRNGRDSESKRLGVKLFGGQAATAGNIIVRQRGTRFHAGTGVGLGRDHTLFALSDGFVKFETKGPKNRKFVSIVSA
- the ispB gene encoding octaprenyl diphosphate synthase, giving the protein MTANVSSAQPVSPTPSPLHAVVADDFAAVNRTIVEQLNSKVPLVETIGQYITESGGKRLRPLLALLAARSLDYTGDKHIPLATLIEFMHTSTLLHDDVVDESHMRRGKKTANDAWGNAPSVLVGDFLYARSFQMMVDVGSMRIMAILSGATCIIAEGEVLQLTNIGNPSISEEDYFETILGKTAMLFEAASHSGAVLAEATPEQEQALQYYGRYLGLAFQLIDDLLDYQGDADAMGKNVGDDLAEGKPTLPLIHAMEQGTPEQAKLIRQVIRDGGLEQLDAVLEIIHATGALDYTRQRAEEMADKALQQLEALPPSAYRDSMAQLARLAVDRQA
- the rplU gene encoding 50S ribosomal protein L21 — encoded protein: MYAIIKSGGKQYRVQEGQTLKLEKIEVATGETIEFDEVLMVADGDDFNIGAPMLSGAKVSAEVVSHGRGDKVTIIKFRRRKHSMKRQGHRQWFTEVKITGISA
- the cgtA gene encoding Obg family GTPase CgtA; this encodes MQFVDEASIIVEAGKGGNGCLSFRREKYVPRGGPDGGDGGHGGSVYLIGDDALNTLIDFKFQRFYKAQNGQGGMGRQMSGKAGEDLHVKVPVGTTVIDEDTLEVIADVTEIGQVVLVGEGGRRGLGNIHFKSSTNRAPRRTTTGTDGDRRNLRLEMKVMADVGLLGMPNAGKSTLIRSVSAAKPKVANYPFTTLVPNLGVVKLGMHEHFVMADVPGLIEGASEGAGLGLRFLKHLTRTRLLFHVVDVAPFDESDPVEAAKAIVHELGQFSPALSERPRWLVLNKFDLLPEEEREERAQKIIQALNWEGPVFRISAISSDGTDKLVQAAYRWLTEQRRLENEDEEALAREQEMRRRMEEESVARTEDRLGRRRKRDDEDDEDFDDDDYDVEVEYAP